From Theileria orientalis strain Shintoku DNA, chromosome 4, complete genome, the proteins below share one genomic window:
- a CDS encoding uncharacterized protein (RNA recognition motif, RNP-1 domain containing protein) — MLSLIAKLKKQKEAEEEKLRQNVETAKIYAQYVKSFDGTGAEEPLKFVKSDVLDPSTGSTNATVPEIFTLGTKESPEEELDKDEITSTYLSQINAEENTFKKQPKGSKVREIDTFIEEIKEKQRVISERKELQNKILTATTEHERYEINQRLSKIENDLALNAPDLNSTNIFIGNLPASVTEEVLMSHFAKYGQITGIRIMPVKNESMMRPTTSAFLSYMSHAQAENAKNAMDGKEILKIPCKIGWAKNILRPTIAVQNAQTEKGGPHQTLYKSVNTQPLFQVFVPLPNHKRKIIDLMSKYVSEGGQEFEQMIMEKEAPNGLFSFLYEKYTPESVYYRWRVYSLIQGDTMSTWSVMPFKITNMGKIYCPPPTQNKNTSQSGYVPLTAEQERQFENIIANTTTTRNDVCNAMLFFINNSECAYQLTDLLINRLNDDNLQVNQKIALLYVLSDVLYNSASSRQFSWIYRTSIEKRLPEIFDGVKKFKARSKSKIAGQQLMDVIMKLLKTWEDWTVYSSGLEATLLGDDADSFKAQPEFEEYKHLVDENDGCDMDYFEILATFPLEYREEAYKYLKMGIKELKSLCYQRGLLLMPSDRRTLVVRLVTYDKYQLTQMQVAEEKRLESLKAEEAMNEESLDGSDMEESDMDQETDEAEASERVKIQEATARLQKTLMEKARTLPQPHAEAESKVSVPVEREEEAEVEQEREEPQPEEPADEPEETQDDDIDDIFAS, encoded by the exons atgttGTCCCTAATTGCAAAACTTaagaagcagaaggaggcggaagaagaaaaactAAGA CAAAATGTGGAAACGGCAAAAATATACGCACAGTATGTGAAATCATTCGATGGAACTGGTGCCGAAGAGCCCCTGAAATTCGTGAAAAGCGACGTTCTGGACCCTTCCACAGGCTCGACGAACGCAACAGTTCCAGAAATATTCACTCTGGGAACAAAG GAGAGCCCGGAAGAGGAGTTGGATAAGGATGAGATCACATCAACATATTTATCGCAAATAAACGCAGAAGAGAACACATTCAAAAAGCAGCCAAAGGGGTCAAAAGTCAGAGAAATAGACACATTCATAGAAG AAATCAAGGAAAAGCAAAGAGTGATAAGTGAGAGGAAGGAACtgcaaaataaaatactaacagcaacaacag AGCATGAGAGATATGAAATAAACCAGAGACTGtcaaaaatagaaaacgACCTAGCACTGAATGCACCGGACCTTAACTCGACGAACATATTCATAGGAAACCTGCCGGCCAGCGTGACAGAGGAGGTGCTGATGAGCCACTTCGCAAAGTATGGCCAGATAACAGGAATAAGAATCATGCCAGTGAAAAACGAGTCAATGATGAGACCAACGACGTCAGCGTTTCTGTCATACATGAGCCACGCACAGGCAGAAAACGCAAAAAACGCAATGGACGGAAAGGAGATACTAAAAATACCGTGTAAAATAGGATGGGCGAAAAACATACTGAGACCGACAATAGCAGTACAAAACGCACAGACAGAGAAGGGAGGGCCACACCaaacattatataaaaGTGTTAACACGCAG CCACTATTCCAAGTGTTTGTGCCACTGCCGAACCATAAGAGGAAGATAATAGATTTAATGTCGAAATATGTATCAGAG GGAGGCCAGGAGTTTGAGCAGATGATCATGGAGAAGGAGGCGCCAAACG GATTGTTCTCGTTCCTGTACGAAAAATATACGCCCGAGAGTGTGTACTACAG atgGAGAGTGTACTCACTGATCCAAGGAGACACAATGTCAACCTGGAGTGTCATGCCGTTCAAGATAACGAACATGGGAAAGATATACTGCCCGCCCCCGACACAAAACAA AAATACATCGCAGAGTGGATACGTGCCACTGACAGCAGAGCAGGAGAGAcaatttgaaaatattatcGCAAACACGACCACGACGAGAAACGATGTGTGTAACGCAATGCTGTTCTTTATAAACAACAGCGAGTGTGCGTATCAACTGACGGACCTGTTGATAAACCGCCTGAACGACGATAATTTGCAAGTTAATCAGAAG ATCGCACTCCTGTATGTGCTTTCGGACGTGCTGTACAACTCAGCGTCGTCACGGCAGTTCTCGTGGATATACAGAACATCGATAGAAAAGCGACTGCCGGAAATATTTGACGGAGTAAAGAAAT TCAAAGCAAGGTCAAAGAGTAAGATAGCAGGCCAGCAGTTGATGGACGTGATAATGAAGTTGCTGAAAACATGGGAGGATTGGACAGTGTACTCCTCA GGGCTGGAAGCGACACTGCTAGGAGATGACGCAGACTCGTTCAAGGCTCAGCCAG AGTTTGAAGAATACAAGCATTTGGTGGACGAGAATGACGGCTGTGATATGGACTACTTTGAAATACTGGCGACGTTCCCCCTTGAGTACAGAGAAGAAGCATAC AAATATCTTAAGATGGGAATCAAGGAGCTTAAGTCGCTGTGTTATCAACGGGGGCTTCTGCTGATGCCCTCAGACAGACGCACACTGGTCGTGAGACTGGTGACGTACGACAAATACCAG TTAACACAAATGCAGGTCGCTGAGGAGAAAAGACTGGAGTCGTTGAAAGCGGAGGAGGCGATGAACGAGGAGTCACTGGACGGCTCAGACATGGAAGAGTCGGACATGGACCAGGAGACGGACGAAGCCGAAGCCAGTGAGAGAGTAAAGATCCAGGAGGCAACGGCAAGGCTCCAGAAAACGCTGATGGAGAAGGCACGCACACTTCCGCAGCCACACGCGGAGGCGGAAAGCAAAGTGAGTGTCCCGGTGGAGCGCGAGGAGGAGGCAGAGGTCGAGCAGGAGCGCGAAGAGCCACAACCGGAAGAGCCGGCTGATGAGCCTGAGGAAACGCAGGACGACGACATCGATGACATATTTGCGTCATAA
- a CDS encoding uncharacterized protein (WW/Rsp5/WWP domain containing protein), whose product MTDYWVSTKKHYCEVCKCWVSGHLQNITRHESSIRHISTLRNKMMESHRRKTRKKKQDKFEEDEMKRLNTITLENPVPAENNSTVPFVNDLFAYRPLIQPTLDFEAEKKRIAKTINRTLAGYEEPEHVDLNYNPTRWIATIDQDDGSLVYYNNLTGIRTKTRPKDFDGVIPSTAAHLTTNWTLKFDPFKGRRYYHNINTGEIRWIDESITNEMPILQQYGTQGEIMRTQNKTDNGSYIHFNVKCELKMPEPQIQVKIQQNAKTDETEEDENKQEEKYEPPNNELNNISGPLIGQWEVVNPRESVFSHWVENTDIFVSPEQTHHLQGKSKVEIKGVEQMVGNDYQEDPIVSQSTEEDEKKVSNGELRKVLGSRPSKGQENKLNKLISYDSKYNFKEFNLKHVENLLNMDFVSLAPQEYIRIFKLFNKNMYFDERIYYSIYRSLYDKIPYFDFYELIKLMEYITPFAEYKGNMDEMEVDKVCTEIKDEILETESPYIVKYDYKRGELEKLQKDIVKEITNIIENRIKFNLNVERDKQFKINSTCLKSLNRLGFLSEWKVHMRLSEEIISYVLNKTSSGVKGDSEKLTLNQALESVNSVCDTISQKCIHTMCKKIKSNEHKIKLKNEWDLINFTVVDNVQLALRYYSKGDVQILKFIEDYSEEVEKCVFVDLKSEEICELNQVCNLCANLGVIYSRFVQCLSNSDIVGDLDSFLCVHYKILYASKFLKSIDDALLKNKSSMGDVYTQLRESSLTFFVEHKSRLSPKNQGILMSLICECNGGNIRGFDDDKEAGTAPKSKHEDDTVAVLRGVHFNLAKSGDFSMFDCLNVRSAAEMETL is encoded by the exons ATGACAGACTACTGGGTTTCAACGAAGAAACATTATTGCGAAGTTTGCAAGTGCTGGGTCTCAGGGCACCTACAG aaCATTACCAGACATGAGTCGAGCATAAGGCATATATCCACATTgagaaataaaatgatggaATCGCACAGAAGAAAGACGCGCAAGAAAAAACAAGATAAATTCGAAGAAGACGAGATGAAGAGGCTAAATACGATCACTTTGGAAAATCCAGTGCCTGCAGAAAATAATAGTACTGTCCCATTTGTGAATGATCTCTTCGCTTACCGTCCTTTGATTCAACCCACCTTAGACTTTGAAGCGGAAAAGAAAAGGATAGCAAAAACGATAAATAGAACACTAGCAGGATACGAAGAGCCGGAACACGTGGATTTGAACTATAATCCAACAA GATGGATAGCAACAATAGACCAGGACGACGGCTCGCTGGTGTATTACAACAATTTGACAGGAATTAGAACAAAAACAAGGCCCAAGGACTTTGACGGAGTGATACCATCGACAGCAGCACACTTGACAACGA ACTGGACACTGAAGTTTGATCCCTTCAAAGGCCGAAGGTATTACCACAATATCAACACAGGAGAAATAAGATGGATAGACGAATCAATAACGAATGAAATGCCGATTCTACAGCAATATGGAACACAAGGTGAAATCATGAgaacacaaaataaaacGGACAACGGATCATACATACATTTTAACGTAAAATGTGAACTGAAGATGCCAGAGCCACAAATAcaagtaaaaatacaacaaaaCGCAAAGACAGATGAaacagaagaagatgaaaacaaacaagaagaaaaatatgAACCGCCAAACAATGAACTGAACAACATTAGCGGCCCACTAATAGGACAATGGGAAGTAGTGAACCCGAGAGAAAGCGTGTTCTCACATTGGGTGGAAAATACAGACATATTCGTAAGCCCAGAACAAACACACCACCTGCAAGGTAAGTCTAAAGTTGAAATAAAAGGAGTAGAACAAATGGTGGGAAACGACTACCAAGAGGATCCAATAGTCAGCCAGAGCacagaagaagatgaaaaaaaagT AAGTAACGGTGAGTTGAGGAAGGTTCTGGGAAGCAGACCCAGCAAAGGGCAGGAAAACAAGCTGAATAAGCTGATATCGTACGattcaaaatataattttaaag AATTTAACCTGAAGCACGTGGAGAACCTGCTCAACATGGATTTTGTAAGTCTAGCTCCACAGGAATACATAAGAATCTTTAAACTGTTcaacaaaaatatgtattttgaTGAAAGAATATACTATTCGATCTATAGGTCTCTGTATGATAAAATTCCATACTTCGACTTCTACGAGctcataaaattaatggaATACATCACACCATTTGCAGAATATAAAGGAAATATGGACGAAATGGAGGTTGATAAGGTGTGTACAGAGATTAAAGACGAAATATTGGAAACTGAGAGCCCatatattgtaaaatatgattaTAAAAGAGGCGAATTGGAAAAATTGCAAAAAGATATAGTGAAagaaataacaaatattatagaaAATAggataaaatttaatttaaacgtGGAAAGAGATAaacagtttaaaataaattcaacCTGCTTGAAATCGTTAAACAGACTAGGGTTTCTGAGTGAATGGAAAGTGCATATGCGGTTGTCGGAAGAAATAATAAGCTATGTTTTGAACAAAACAAGCTCTGGAGTCAAAGGGGACTCAGAAAAGTTGACTTTAAATCAAGCACTGGAGTCAGTCAATAGTGTTTGTGATACAATTTCACAAAAATGCATACAcacaatgtgtaaaaaaataaaatctaatgaacataaaataaaacttaaaaacGAGTGggatttgataaattttacaGTAGTTGATAATGTACAATTGGCACTAAGATATTACTCAAAGGGAGACGTACAAatactaaaatttattgaaGACTACAGTGAAGAAGTGGAAAAGTGTGTGTTTGTTGACTTGAAATCAGAAGAAATATGTGAATTGAATCAGGTGTGTAACCTTTGTGCGAATCTTGGTGTTATTTACAGTAGATTTGTGCAATGTTTGTCAAACAGTGACATAGTCGGAGATTTAGACTCGTTTTTATG tgTACACTATAAGATTTTATATGCATCTAAGTTTCTAAAATCGATTGACGATGCccttttaaaaaataaaagttcCATGGGTGATGTGTACACTCAGTTAAGAGAATCGTCACTAAC GTTTTTCGTTGAACACAAAAGCAGACTTTCTCCGAAGAATCAGGGTATTCTGATGAGTTTGATCTGTGAATGCAATGGCGGTAACATCCGTGGATTTGATGACGATAAAGAGGCGGGTACCGCCCCAAAATCAAAACACG AAGATGACACGGTTGCTGTTTTGAGAGGAGTGCACTTCAACTTAGCCAAAAGTGGAGATTTTTCGATGTTTGACTGCCTAAATGTAAGGTCGGCGGCAGAAATGGAAACACTGTAG
- a CDS encoding nucleoside diphosphate hydrolase, which produces MELQTPPKGTIKLLKRVYINKSPWIQLERIYYKELDSNDTNRPDVDGLFFELFTFLEPFVPVQCDDNGAPINLQKNVRYWDVFSRRQVNQPSHPNSATTLAFCYKLVDNKYSFFLSVVEQFRPSVNVHTLEFPSGICDPGEDTTTCGLRELKEETGYTGVLLRKSPNLPTSVLGNDNTCLITVLVDLDLDVNLNPVQSLEPTETITAHVFPLCNLLEVCCSLQLS; this is translated from the exons ATGGAACTTCAAACCCCGCCTAAGGGTACCattaaacttttaaaaagggtttatattaacaagTCACCCTGGATCCAACTCGAAAGGATATACTATAAGGAGCTGGATTCCAACGATACCAACAGACCTGACGTTGATGGTTTGTTTTTCGAGTTATTCACCTTTTTAGAGCCTTTTGTTCCCGTTCAGTGCGACGATAACGGCGCTCCCATTAACTTACAAAAAAACGTCAGATACTGGGACGTGTTTTCCAGAAGGCAGGTCAATCAGCCATCTCATCCAAACTCCGCGACGACTTTGGCCTTTTGTTATAAACTGG TTGATAACAAATACTCCTTTTTCTTGTCGGTCGTTGAGCAGTTCAGGCCCTCGGTCAATGTGCACACTCTTGAGTTCCCAAGTGGCATCTGCGACCCTGGAGAAGACACGACAACCTGTGGTCTTCGTGAATTGAAGGAGGAAACGG GTTATACGGGTGTGCTACTTAGGAAGAGTCCTAACCTGCCCACGTCGGTTTTAGGCAACGACAACACTTGTTTAATCACCGTCCTG GTTGATTTGGACTTGgatgtaaatttaaatcccGTTCAAAGCCTCGAGCCCACGGAAACGATCACTGCTCACGTGTTTCCACTTTGTAATCTCCTTGAGGTTTGTTGCTCACTTCAGCTGAGTTAA
- a CDS encoding uncharacterized protein (Os04g0295000 protein): MKCNIDKDRSYVATETECNNSQNDDNQTVTEISCRPPDSRNDRSVTWDPDTVDNEHLNRKSSKSCCIFTGKKRCKHNSDIDGMPLYTFILSVDNSDTDSSTSDTDTDPEG; this comes from the exons atgaaatgTAATATTGATAAGGACAGGAGTTATG TTGCAACCGAAACGGAGTGCAATAACTCTCAAAACGATGACAATCAGACCGTAACTGAAATAAGTTGTAGGCCTCCTGATAGTCGAAATGATAGATCTGTTACTTGGGATCCTGACACTGTAGATAATGAACACCTCAATCGGAAGAGCAGCAAAAGTTGCTGTATTTTTACTGGGAAAAAACGCTGTAAGCACAACTCGGATATAGATGGTATGCCactatacacattcattttatctGTAGATAATTCCGACACAGATTCCTCCACATCCGATACCGATACCGATCCAGAAGGATGA
- a CDS encoding 40S ribosomal protein S27a, with the protein MMEDMNSSIRQVLIKLFDGRTAVFNTYDHKTVGDLKHKITSDFDLDSSFSHSIWLGLQELGDDICLSDLLQGLDSINLTHHLCLPGGGKKRKKKQYTTPKKIKHKKKKVKLAVLKFYKVEGDKVVRVLKECPAETCGTGVFMAAHHNRSYCGRCGLTYILSNAS; encoded by the coding sequence ATGATGGAGGATATGAACTCTTCGATACGACAGGTTTTGATTAAGCTTTTCGACGGCAGGACTGCCGTTTTCAACACTTATGATCACAAGACCGTCGGTGACTTAAAACACAAGATCACCTCGGATTTTGACTTGGATTCATCTTTCAGCCACTCTATCTGGCTCGGGCTCCAAGAGCTGGGTGACGACATTTGCCTCTCCGACCTTCTCCAGGGGCTCGACTCAATCAACCTCACCCACCACCTCTGCCTGCCAGGTGGCGGCAAGAAGcgcaagaagaagcagtACACGACTCCCAAGAAGATTAAGcacaagaagaagaaggtcAAGTTGGCCGTGTTGAAGTTTTACAAGGTCGAGGGCGACAAGGTCGTCAGGGTCCTCAAGGAGTGTCCCGCAGAGACTTGTGGAACTGGCGTTTTCATGGCTGCTCACCACAACAGGTCCTATTGTGGAAGGTGTGGACTCACGTACATTCTCAGCAATGCCAGCTAA